The Vicia villosa cultivar HV-30 ecotype Madison, WI linkage group LG1, Vvil1.0, whole genome shotgun sequence genome includes a region encoding these proteins:
- the LOC131632812 gene encoding uncharacterized protein LOC131632812, translated as MGTAILRSHDCLQRRFLPNDALSVPSSPIPSRKNCSPNPNCKSYVNQNRRRKRSPVSSPPVKQNDRRNSGDRTVAPVNLVMGQVKILKRGEKLSPEISEDGGLVLKAMDLDLDLDLDLDKTDLVLGSTDRFGPDPVAMQEQIKISESNLKDGIYAGSAFFSSPPPSSVPVPFFLRKNGVATSDLRRLLRLDLE; from the coding sequence aTGGGAACCGCGATTCTCCGTTCACACGATTGCCTTCAACGTCGCTTTCTTCCCAACGACGCCTTGTCAGTCCCTTCCTCACCGATTCCATCTCGCAAAAACTGTAGCCCCAACCCTAACTGCAAATCCTATGTCAACCAGAATCGTCGCCGGAAACGGAGTCCGGTGTCCTCCCCGCCGGTTAAGCAAAACGATCGGAGAAATTCCGGAGATCGGACTGTTGCTCCGGTGAATCTTGTTATGGGACAAGTTAAGATTCTGAAAAGAGGTGAGAAGTTGAGTCCGGAGATTAGCGAAGATGGGGGACTCGTTTTGAAGGCTATGGATCTGGATCTGGATTTAGATCTGGATTTGGACAAAACTGATTTGGTGTTGGGATCAACGGATCGGTTTGGACCTGATCCAGTAGCGATGCAGGAACAGATTAAGATTTCGGAGTCGAATTTGAAAGACGGAATTTATGCTGGATCGGCGTTTTTTTCTTCTCCTCCGCCGAGTTCTGTTCCGGTTCCGTTTTTTTTGCGGAAGAACGGTGTGGCTACCAGTGATTTGAGGCGGTTGTTACGGCTTGATTTGGAATGA
- the LOC131632796 gene encoding sugar transport protein 7-like isoform X1, with protein MEDGPYSGSGVDKGRAQQYKGRVTVHVIIACIVAATGGSLFGYDVGISGGVASMDDFLQSFFPAVYKHKLEAHENNYCKYNNQGISAFTSTLYISGFVASLVAAPVTRKFGRRTSIIIGGINFLIGSALNAAAVNLEMLIIGRVLQGVGIGFGNQAIPLYLSEMAPTQFRGALNMMFQVATTFGIFTANMINYGTQQIQPWGWRLALGLAAIPTLLMTVGGIFIPETPNSLVERGSKEQGRKLLEKMRGTDEVDAEFQDMLDAGELANSIKHPYWNILKKRYRPELVMAICMPAFQILTGINSILFYAPMLFQSMGFGRAASLYSSALTGVVLALSTFISIATVDRLGRRPLLISGGIQMIVCQVIAALILGVKFGENQALSKSYSISVVVVLSLFVLAFGWSWGPLGWTVPSEIFPLEVRSAGQSITVAVNLLFTFIIAQAFLSLLCSFKYGIFLFFAGWISIMTIFVVLFLPETKGIPIEEMSIIWRKHWFWKRILLDDADRLSQDSGTELIHLDV; from the exons ATGGAAGATGGGCCTTACAGTGGAAGTGGGGTGGATAAGGGAAGGGCACAACAATATAAAGGAAGGGTCACAGTTCATGTTATCATCGCTTGCATTGTTGCTGCCACTGGCGGGTCCCTCTTCGGCTATGACGTTGGAATTTCAG GAGGGGTTGCTTCCATGGATGACTTTCTTCAGAGTTTCTTCCCCGCGGTGTACAAACATAAATTGGAAGCACATGAAAACAACTATTGCAAGTATAATAATCAGGGCATTTCTGCATTTACCTCTACTTTATACATTTCTGGTTTTGTTGCATCCCTGGTTGCAGCTCCAGTTACAAGGAAGTTTGGCCGGAGGACAAGTATCATAATTGGTGGTATCAATTTTCTCATAGGCTCAGCTCTTAATGCTGCAGCTGTTAATCTGGAAATGCTCATCATAGGAAGAGTTCTGCAAGGTGTTGGCATTGGATTTGGAAATCAG GCTATTCCGCTCTATTTGTCAGAGATGGCGCCGACCCAATTTCGAGGAGCCCTGAACATGATGTTTCAAGTCGCAACCACTTTTGGGATTTTTACAGCAAATATGATCAATTATGGAACACAGCAGATTCAACCATGGGGGTGGAGGTTGGCCCTTGGCCTTGCTGCAATACCAACTCTTCTGATGACTGTCGGAGGAATATTTATTCCAGAGACTCCAAATAGCTTAGTAGAAAGAGGATCAAAGGAACAAGGGAGGAAGCTCCTTGAAAAAATGAGAGGAACGGATGAGGTAGACGCAGAGTTCCAAGATATGCTTGATGCAGGTGAATTGGCAAACTCAATAAAGCACCCATATTGGAACATCCTTAAAAAAAGATACAGACCAGAGTTGGTCATGGCTATCTGCATGCCTGCATTCCAGATTCTGACCGGCATAAACTCAATTCTCTTTTATGCTCCAATGCTATTTCAAAGCATGGGATTTGGCAGAGCGGCGTCTCTCTACTCCTCAGCCTTGACTGGAGTAGTTCTTGCCTTATCAACATTCATTTCTATTGCAACAGTAGATAGATTGGGGAGACGACCCTTACTCATCAGCGGTGGAATACAAATGATTGTATGCCAG GTTATAGCTGCCTTAATTTTGGGGGTAAAGTTTGGAGAAAACCAAGCATTGTCGAAAAGCTATTCAATATCAGTTGTAGTTGTACTGTCTCTCTTTGTTCTAGCTTTTGGATGGTCATGGGGGCCACTAGGATGGACAGTCCCGAGTGAGATATTTCCGTTAGAAGTTCGATCAGCAGGGCAGAGTATCACAGTGGCTGTAAACCTTCTGTTCACTTTCATAATCGCGCAGGCGTTCCTTTCCCTTCTATGTTCTTTCAAGTATGGGATCTTTCTGTTTTTTGCAGGGTGGATAAGCATCATGACAATATTTGTTGTCTTGTTCCTACCTGAAACCAAGGGAATTCCAATCGAGGAGATGTCAATTATTTGGAGGAAACACTGGTTCTGGAAAAGGATACTGTTGGATGATGCAGATCGATTATCTCAGGACTCTGGAACTGAATTAATTCATTTAGATGTATAA
- the LOC131632796 gene encoding sugar transport protein 7-like isoform X2 has protein sequence MEDGPYSGSGVDKGRAQQYKGRVTVHVIIACIVAATGGSLFGYDVGISGGVASMDDFLQSFFPAVYKHKLEAHENNYCKYNNQGISAFTSTLYISGFVASLVAAPVTRKFGRRTSIIIGGINFLIGSALNAAAVNLEMLIIGRVLQGVGIGFGNQAIPLYLSEMAPTQFRGALNMMFQVATTFGIFTANMINYGTQQIQPWGWRLALGLAAIPTLLMTVGGIFIPETPNSLVERGSKEQGRKLLEKMRGTDEVDAEFQDMLDAGELANSIKHPYWNILKKRYRPELVMAICMPAFQILTGINSILFYAPMLFQSMGFGRAASLYSSALTGVVLALSTFISIATVDRLGRRPLLISGGIQMIVCQVIAALILGVKFGENQALSKSYSISVVVVLSLFVLAFGWSWGPLGWTVPSEIFPLEVRSAGQSITVAGG, from the exons ATGGAAGATGGGCCTTACAGTGGAAGTGGGGTGGATAAGGGAAGGGCACAACAATATAAAGGAAGGGTCACAGTTCATGTTATCATCGCTTGCATTGTTGCTGCCACTGGCGGGTCCCTCTTCGGCTATGACGTTGGAATTTCAG GAGGGGTTGCTTCCATGGATGACTTTCTTCAGAGTTTCTTCCCCGCGGTGTACAAACATAAATTGGAAGCACATGAAAACAACTATTGCAAGTATAATAATCAGGGCATTTCTGCATTTACCTCTACTTTATACATTTCTGGTTTTGTTGCATCCCTGGTTGCAGCTCCAGTTACAAGGAAGTTTGGCCGGAGGACAAGTATCATAATTGGTGGTATCAATTTTCTCATAGGCTCAGCTCTTAATGCTGCAGCTGTTAATCTGGAAATGCTCATCATAGGAAGAGTTCTGCAAGGTGTTGGCATTGGATTTGGAAATCAG GCTATTCCGCTCTATTTGTCAGAGATGGCGCCGACCCAATTTCGAGGAGCCCTGAACATGATGTTTCAAGTCGCAACCACTTTTGGGATTTTTACAGCAAATATGATCAATTATGGAACACAGCAGATTCAACCATGGGGGTGGAGGTTGGCCCTTGGCCTTGCTGCAATACCAACTCTTCTGATGACTGTCGGAGGAATATTTATTCCAGAGACTCCAAATAGCTTAGTAGAAAGAGGATCAAAGGAACAAGGGAGGAAGCTCCTTGAAAAAATGAGAGGAACGGATGAGGTAGACGCAGAGTTCCAAGATATGCTTGATGCAGGTGAATTGGCAAACTCAATAAAGCACCCATATTGGAACATCCTTAAAAAAAGATACAGACCAGAGTTGGTCATGGCTATCTGCATGCCTGCATTCCAGATTCTGACCGGCATAAACTCAATTCTCTTTTATGCTCCAATGCTATTTCAAAGCATGGGATTTGGCAGAGCGGCGTCTCTCTACTCCTCAGCCTTGACTGGAGTAGTTCTTGCCTTATCAACATTCATTTCTATTGCAACAGTAGATAGATTGGGGAGACGACCCTTACTCATCAGCGGTGGAATACAAATGATTGTATGCCAG GTTATAGCTGCCTTAATTTTGGGGGTAAAGTTTGGAGAAAACCAAGCATTGTCGAAAAGCTATTCAATATCAGTTGTAGTTGTACTGTCTCTCTTTGTTCTAGCTTTTGGATGGTCATGGGGGCCACTAGGATGGACAGTCCCGAGTGAGATATTTCCGTTAGAAGTTCGATCAGCAGGGCAGAGTATCACAGTGGCT GGTGGATAA